In Bremerella alba, one DNA window encodes the following:
- a CDS encoding efflux RND transporter permease subunit: protein MLNNIILFALRNRLVVVMAALAVIVVGSVVTVQLPIDVLPNLTRPRVVIIAESHGLSPEEVEQRITYVLERSLIGASGVQAVRSSSDIGFSVIYVEFDWGTDIYTARQIVQERLALEKDNLPPETDVQMAPMSSLLGQIMMVGMWSDDGTTSPLEIRTMADWTVRQRLLTIPGVAQVITMGGGRKQYQVLVDLHKMHQYDLQLSDIEDALSQSNLNVTGGYVNRSSQELLVRGLGLLKTIDDIKDVPLTTNRQRPVLMRHIAEIKEGAQIKRGDSSINGRDAVVLTIQKQPNVDTRLITQQINAAIADLKLAMPQDVQIETTYQQRDFIDHSVTNVIEALRDGAILVVIILFLFLFNFRTTFITVTAIPLSILVTSLIFYFLGMSINVMTLGGIAVAMGELVDDAIVDVENIFRRLKANAKLENPRPILKVIFEASVEVRNAIIISTVLVIVVFAPLFALSGMEGRLFTPLGVAYIISILASTLVSLTVTPVLSYYLLPSAKATHSGDGAFLRFLKWIAQPVVRASLTPNGISIILSGVLIAVVGSGFLVMRLGTDFLPPFDEGAVQVNLFAPPGTSLETSRKLAKLVDDELAKLTKSEANPTGPLLWYTTKTGRAEQDEHAMGVNVTETVISLNPEVHKGRDEMIAILHEATKDVPGIEIEIEQPIAHLISHMLSGVTAQIAIKIYGDDLTQLRRTANNVKNAISDIEGIAPPVVEQQAMIPQFRVELKRDALAFYGVPASYVNETIETALNGRVVTQMYQGQRTFDVLVRLEDRYRTDLEGLHRFPLELENGQHVPLSVLANVYEAGGPNTIKREDGRRRIVVRVNTLGKDLGTAVAEIDERIRNDVDFPEGYFFTMGGQFEAQQSASTRIFGLSIVALLVTFVVLYSAYPSTSIVLQILFSLPAAFVGGVLALLITGQTLSIAALVGFISLGGIAARNGLLLVSTYLEQYREEGFTQQMIVNGSLERLAPVLMTALTTGIGLVPLVIGGSQPGKEMLFPVATVILGGLVTSTFCEFLVRPGMFWFFGKEAAQRLATEEDSPDSIE, encoded by the coding sequence ATGTTGAACAACATCATTCTGTTCGCCCTCCGCAATCGCCTGGTTGTCGTCATGGCGGCGCTGGCGGTGATCGTGGTGGGTAGTGTCGTCACCGTGCAGTTACCGATTGATGTGCTGCCGAACCTTACTCGTCCGCGCGTGGTCATCATTGCCGAATCGCACGGGCTCTCGCCGGAAGAAGTTGAACAGCGAATCACGTACGTGCTCGAGCGCAGCCTGATTGGTGCCTCGGGCGTGCAAGCGGTGCGCAGCTCCTCCGATATCGGATTCTCAGTCATCTATGTCGAGTTCGACTGGGGCACTGACATTTACACGGCTCGGCAAATTGTCCAGGAACGCCTGGCACTGGAAAAAGATAATCTTCCGCCGGAAACTGACGTGCAGATGGCCCCGATGTCTTCGCTGCTGGGGCAGATCATGATGGTCGGCATGTGGAGCGACGACGGGACGACCTCGCCGCTAGAAATCCGCACCATGGCCGACTGGACCGTCCGCCAACGACTGCTCACCATTCCTGGCGTCGCCCAGGTGATCACCATGGGGGGCGGACGAAAGCAGTACCAGGTGCTAGTCGATCTGCACAAAATGCATCAGTACGACCTGCAATTGAGCGACATCGAAGACGCCCTCAGCCAGAGCAACCTAAATGTCACCGGCGGTTATGTCAATCGAAGCTCGCAAGAGCTACTGGTGCGCGGCCTGGGGCTTTTAAAAACGATTGATGACATCAAAGACGTCCCCCTCACGACCAATCGCCAACGCCCCGTGTTGATGCGGCATATCGCTGAGATCAAGGAAGGTGCGCAGATCAAACGGGGTGATTCCAGCATCAATGGAAGAGACGCCGTCGTGCTGACCATTCAAAAGCAGCCCAACGTCGATACGCGTTTGATTACCCAGCAAATCAACGCGGCGATCGCCGATTTAAAACTGGCCATGCCTCAGGACGTGCAGATCGAAACGACCTACCAGCAACGTGATTTCATCGATCACAGCGTCACCAACGTGATCGAGGCCTTGCGGGACGGGGCCATTTTGGTGGTCATCATTTTGTTTCTCTTCCTGTTCAACTTCCGCACAACCTTCATCACCGTGACAGCGATCCCACTTTCCATTCTCGTCACGTCGCTGATCTTCTACTTCCTGGGCATGTCAATCAACGTAATGACCCTTGGCGGCATTGCGGTTGCCATGGGAGAACTGGTGGACGATGCGATCGTCGACGTCGAAAACATCTTCCGGCGACTCAAAGCAAACGCCAAGCTCGAGAACCCCCGACCGATCCTGAAGGTCATTTTCGAGGCAAGTGTCGAAGTACGTAATGCGATCATTATCAGCACCGTGCTGGTGATCGTGGTCTTCGCGCCGCTGTTCGCATTGAGCGGCATGGAAGGCCGTTTGTTCACGCCGCTGGGCGTGGCCTACATCATTTCGATTCTCGCCTCGACGCTCGTTTCGCTAACTGTCACGCCAGTCCTTTCGTACTACCTGCTTCCCAGTGCCAAGGCCACACACAGCGGCGATGGTGCGTTTCTGCGATTTTTGAAGTGGATCGCGCAACCAGTCGTCCGCGCGAGCCTCACGCCAAACGGGATCTCGATCATCCTCTCTGGCGTGTTGATCGCGGTGGTCGGAAGCGGCTTTCTGGTGATGCGACTGGGGACAGACTTTCTGCCCCCGTTCGACGAAGGAGCCGTGCAGGTCAACCTATTCGCACCTCCTGGCACCTCTCTGGAAACGAGCCGCAAACTCGCCAAGCTGGTCGATGACGAACTAGCTAAGCTCACTAAAAGCGAAGCGAACCCGACCGGTCCGCTGCTGTGGTACACCACCAAAACAGGCCGCGCCGAGCAGGACGAACATGCCATGGGCGTGAACGTGACCGAGACCGTTATTTCACTTAATCCTGAAGTGCATAAGGGTCGCGACGAAATGATCGCAATCCTGCACGAAGCTACCAAAGATGTCCCTGGCATCGAGATCGAAATCGAGCAACCGATCGCCCACCTGATCAGCCACATGCTATCCGGGGTAACGGCGCAAATTGCCATCAAGATCTATGGAGACGATCTCACGCAGCTTCGCCGAACGGCCAATAACGTCAAGAATGCGATTTCCGACATCGAAGGAATTGCTCCGCCGGTAGTGGAGCAGCAGGCGATGATTCCGCAGTTTCGTGTGGAACTAAAACGGGACGCGCTCGCTTTCTACGGCGTGCCTGCTTCGTACGTTAACGAAACCATCGAAACGGCCCTCAATGGGCGAGTCGTCACGCAGATGTATCAAGGGCAGCGCACCTTCGATGTGCTCGTGCGTCTCGAGGACCGCTATCGAACCGATCTAGAGGGCCTGCATCGGTTTCCCTTAGAACTGGAAAACGGCCAGCATGTTCCCCTTTCAGTTCTGGCCAACGTCTATGAAGCGGGCGGGCCGAACACCATCAAACGCGAAGATGGTCGCCGCCGGATCGTCGTCCGCGTTAACACGCTGGGAAAAGATCTCGGAACCGCTGTGGCGGAAATCGACGAACGTATCCGCAATGATGTCGACTTCCCTGAAGGGTACTTCTTCACGATGGGAGGCCAGTTCGAAGCCCAGCAAAGTGCCAGCACCCGGATTTTCGGGCTCTCGATCGTGGCCCTGCTGGTCACCTTCGTCGTGCTGTACTCAGCCTATCCGTCGACAAGTATTGTTTTGCAGATCCTCTTCAGTCTGCCGGCCGCGTTTGTCGGGGGCGTGCTGGCCTTGCTCATTACCGGGCAAACGCTGTCGATCGCGGCATTGGTCGGGTTCATTTCGCTAGGAGGGATTGCGGCCCGCAATGGCCTGCTGCTGGTTTCGACCTACTTAGAGCAATACCGCGAGGAAGGCTTCACGCAGCAAATGATTGTCAACGGAAGCCTGGAACGTCTGGCCCCGGTGCTGATGACCGCGCTGACCACCGGCATCGGCCTGGTGCCGCTGGTGATCGGTGGAAGCCAACCGGGAAAGGAAATGCTGTTTCCGGTGGCGACGGTCATTCTCGGCGGTTTGGTTACTAGTACGTTCTGCGAATTTTTAGTTCGCCCAGGCATGTTTTGGTTCTTCGGCAAAGAAGCTGCCCAGCGACTGGCAACCGAGGAGGACTCGCCTGATAGCATCGAGTAG
- a CDS encoding DNA-methyltransferase: MPRKVSKAASPPFTLNTVHHGHARDVLQAFPDEVLDCVVSSPPYFQQRNYDGDDQIGQEASPEAYVQSLVEVFREVRRTLKETGALWLVLGDKYLDGELLGLPWQVALAMRCDGWKLRSDIIWHKPNAMPSSVKTRPTTDHEYVFLLVKNNQYFYDADAIREPHVTFSEKSKMKGGRNHFHRRGSTPEAGKNGGSNNLHDARWDQAFHPKGRNKRTVWSIPLSKFRDAHFAVFPETLVETCIHATCPADGVVFDPFLGSGTTAVVAKRLGRSYVGIDQSEKYVEMAKGRLADTKTGQLSLPGLGK, translated from the coding sequence ATGCCACGGAAGGTTTCGAAGGCGGCCTCGCCACCATTCACGCTCAACACCGTTCATCACGGACATGCCCGTGATGTTCTGCAAGCCTTTCCCGATGAGGTGCTCGACTGCGTGGTGAGCAGCCCGCCGTACTTCCAGCAGCGGAACTACGACGGCGACGATCAGATCGGGCAAGAGGCCTCGCCAGAAGCTTACGTGCAGAGCCTGGTCGAGGTCTTCCGAGAGGTTCGCCGCACGCTAAAAGAGACGGGCGCTTTGTGGCTGGTTTTGGGAGACAAATACCTCGACGGTGAGTTGCTGGGTCTGCCGTGGCAAGTGGCGCTGGCTATGCGCTGCGATGGTTGGAAGCTCCGTAGCGATATCATTTGGCACAAGCCCAACGCGATGCCCAGCAGCGTGAAGACGCGACCGACCACCGATCACGAGTATGTCTTTCTGCTGGTGAAGAACAACCAGTACTTCTACGATGCGGACGCGATCCGCGAGCCGCATGTCACCTTCAGCGAGAAGAGCAAGATGAAGGGGGGCCGCAACCACTTCCATCGCCGCGGCAGCACGCCGGAAGCTGGCAAGAATGGTGGCAGCAACAACCTGCACGATGCCCGCTGGGATCAGGCCTTTCATCCTAAGGGACGCAACAAACGCACCGTCTGGTCGATCCCCCTTTCTAAATTCCGCGATGCGCACTTTGCCGTCTTTCCAGAGACGCTAGTCGAAACGTGCATCCACGCGACGTGCCCGGCCGATGGCGTGGTGTTCGATCCGTTTCTCGGCAGCGGCACGACGGCGGTAGTCGCCAAGCGGTTGGGACGCAGCTACGTGGGTATCGATCAGTCGGAGAAGTATGTCGAGATGGCGAAAGGACGCCTGGCCGACACGAAGACCGGCCAGCTTAGTTTGCCGGGTCTTGGGAAGTAA
- the argS gene encoding arginine--tRNA ligase, whose amino-acid sequence MNILALLRARFKPVLEPLTDEVGPLLEMIRPAGDPKFGDYQANFAMGLAKKLGKSPRDLATEVVESVKLEDLCEAPEVAGPGFINLKLRDEWIQRQLENAKTDPRIGIEKVDAPRTYVVDYSSPNVAKPMHVGHIRSTVIGDALCRTLRFVGHNAISDNHLGDWGTQFGMIIYGYKHFAEKEAYKKAPVTELSRIYRVVRGLMDYFDAKNQMPQLIERLAERTADYEAAKNAPVPTDKAEAKKQKKEVGRFQSQIKDLNEAIESTKAKIAKTEDSPELKKMAEEHANISTAVLQETVKLHEGDTENIALWKEFLPFCEDEIKRVYERLNVTFDHQLGESFYHDRLAPVVADFEKRGLAKESEGATCVFLDGFKAPMIIRKRDGAFLYSTTDLATIAYRMEHWKPDAILYVVDFRQGDHFEKLFAATRLWGYTNIELKHVSFGTVMGEDGKPFKTRAGATVGLEGLLDEAVSRASKIVCEGDDKLPDGPVLDEAQRKQISETVGIAALKYGDLSQNRESDYKFSYEKMLAVNGNSSTYMQYSYARVQSIFRKGEVNIEALRTSGAQITIEHPAERQLAVAILRFSEALDDVLLDYRPNYLTNYLFDQLAKSYSSFFENCPVLKAETTEQKNSRLLLCDLTARVIQQGLELLGIQTVEKM is encoded by the coding sequence ATGAATATCCTTGCCCTTCTTCGTGCCCGTTTTAAGCCTGTGCTCGAACCCCTGACCGACGAGGTTGGTCCGTTGCTAGAGATGATTCGCCCAGCTGGCGATCCTAAGTTCGGCGACTATCAGGCCAACTTTGCGATGGGCCTGGCCAAGAAGCTCGGCAAGAGCCCGCGTGACTTGGCCACCGAGGTTGTTGAAAGTGTGAAGCTGGAAGACCTTTGCGAAGCGCCAGAAGTCGCTGGGCCTGGCTTCATCAACTTGAAGCTACGCGACGAGTGGATCCAGCGGCAACTGGAAAACGCGAAGACCGACCCGCGGATCGGGATCGAGAAGGTCGACGCGCCGCGGACCTACGTGGTCGACTACTCGTCCCCCAATGTGGCCAAACCGATGCATGTGGGGCACATCCGCAGCACGGTGATCGGCGACGCGCTGTGCCGTACGCTGCGGTTTGTGGGGCACAACGCAATCAGCGATAACCATCTCGGTGACTGGGGTACTCAGTTTGGGATGATCATCTACGGCTACAAGCATTTCGCCGAGAAGGAAGCCTATAAGAAAGCCCCGGTAACCGAGCTGTCGCGCATCTACCGGGTCGTGCGGGGACTGATGGATTACTTCGATGCGAAGAACCAGATGCCGCAGTTGATCGAGAGGCTCGCCGAGCGCACGGCGGATTACGAAGCGGCCAAGAACGCCCCGGTGCCCACCGACAAAGCCGAAGCGAAGAAGCAGAAGAAGGAAGTAGGCCGCTTTCAATCGCAGATCAAAGATCTGAACGAAGCGATCGAGTCGACCAAAGCCAAGATCGCCAAGACGGAAGACTCGCCTGAGCTGAAGAAGATGGCCGAAGAGCATGCCAATATCAGCACGGCAGTCCTCCAAGAAACGGTCAAGCTGCACGAAGGGGATACCGAGAACATCGCCCTGTGGAAAGAGTTCCTACCGTTCTGTGAAGACGAAATCAAACGTGTCTACGAACGACTCAACGTCACCTTCGATCATCAACTGGGCGAAAGCTTCTATCACGATCGACTGGCCCCGGTGGTTGCCGACTTCGAAAAACGTGGCCTGGCGAAAGAGTCGGAAGGAGCAACGTGCGTCTTTCTGGACGGCTTCAAAGCCCCCATGATTATCCGCAAACGAGACGGGGCGTTTCTCTATTCGACCACCGACCTGGCGACCATTGCATACCGCATGGAGCATTGGAAGCCGGACGCCATTTTGTATGTTGTGGACTTCCGCCAAGGGGATCACTTCGAGAAGCTCTTCGCGGCCACGCGGCTGTGGGGCTACACCAATATCGAGCTGAAGCATGTCAGCTTTGGTACCGTCATGGGCGAAGACGGCAAGCCGTTCAAGACGCGGGCCGGCGCTACGGTAGGCTTGGAAGGTCTGCTGGATGAAGCCGTCAGTCGGGCTTCCAAGATCGTCTGTGAAGGAGACGACAAACTGCCTGATGGGCCGGTGCTAGATGAAGCTCAGCGCAAACAGATTTCCGAAACAGTAGGCATCGCCGCGTTGAAATATGGCGACCTCTCGCAGAATCGCGAGTCGGACTACAAGTTCAGCTATGAAAAGATGCTGGCGGTCAATGGAAATTCGTCGACCTATATGCAGTATTCGTATGCCCGAGTGCAAAGCATCTTCCGCAAGGGAGAGGTCAATATCGAGGCCCTGCGAACCAGCGGCGCTCAGATCACGATCGAGCATCCAGCCGAACGCCAGTTGGCGGTGGCCATCCTGCGTTTTTCCGAGGCGTTGGACGACGTGCTGCTCGACTATCGACCGAATTACCTGACCAATTATCTGTTCGATCAGCTGGCCAAGTCGTACAGCAGCTTCTTCGAGAACTGTCCGGTGCTCAAAGCCGAGACGACCGAGCAAAAGAATAGCCGACTGCTGCTTTGCGATTTAACGGCCCGGGTGATACAACAAGGCCTGGAATTGCTAGGTATTCAAACGGTCGAAAAGATGTAG
- the rsfS gene encoding ribosome silencing factor → MTESDKPETSGNNDDNRSLQLATAAAQVIEDNNGRDICILDMRHLTPIFDYFIIGTGGSRRQLHAMSEEIDDKLEKELGDRRMGREGYDESRWILLDYGSIVCHLFDEETREYFQLEQLWADAKKIDLTGILRNPGE, encoded by the coding sequence GTGACTGAATCTGACAAGCCTGAAACTTCCGGCAACAATGACGATAATCGTAGCCTTCAGCTCGCCACGGCAGCCGCCCAGGTGATCGAAGACAACAATGGCCGCGATATCTGCATCCTCGACATGCGGCACCTGACGCCGATCTTCGATTACTTCATCATCGGCACCGGTGGCAGCCGCCGGCAGCTGCACGCGATGAGCGAAGAGATCGACGACAAGCTTGAGAAAGAACTCGGCGATCGCCGTATGGGCCGCGAAGGCTACGACGAAAGCCGCTGGATTCTGCTCGATTACGGCTCGATCGTGTGCCATCTGTTCGACGAAGAAACCCGCGAGTATTTCCAGCTGGAACAACTGTGGGCCGATGCCAAGAAGATCGACCTGACCGGCATCTTGCGAAACCCGGGCGAATAA
- a CDS encoding PIN/TRAM domain-containing protein: MALIILRVIFILVAAGVGITVIQVDAFRSALQDQPWPAFVGIMILALAVIGIDLFIKNKRYDTISGVYFGLLVGLSLTYILGLITQVWFPADNPGAVTAHRALQLVIGMVLCYSCISLVLQTKDDFRFIIPYVEFAKELKGPKPYVLDTSIVIDGRIADVVETGFFDNVLIMPRFVLAELQGIADSSDKLKRSRGRRGLDILNRLRNNDQADLKIHDRETPDMEGQPVDMKLVLLAKLLEGKIVTGDYNLNKVAKLHNVEVINLNEIANALKPVFLPGEHLSVRIVKKGEEDTQGVGYLDDGTMIVVEGGREHINTQVRILVTSVLQTSAGRMIFGRYEANEGGSSGGGQKTHANTSA; encoded by the coding sequence ATGGCGCTAATAATATTACGAGTTATTTTTATTCTGGTGGCTGCCGGTGTCGGCATCACCGTCATTCAGGTTGATGCGTTCCGCAGCGCACTTCAGGACCAACCTTGGCCTGCGTTTGTCGGGATCATGATCCTCGCCCTAGCGGTCATCGGCATTGATCTCTTCATCAAGAACAAGCGATACGACACCATCTCCGGGGTCTATTTTGGCCTGTTGGTAGGGCTCTCTCTGACGTACATCCTGGGGCTGATCACTCAGGTTTGGTTTCCGGCAGATAACCCCGGGGCAGTCACTGCGCACCGTGCGCTGCAACTAGTGATCGGGATGGTGCTGTGTTACAGCTGTATCAGCTTAGTTCTGCAAACGAAGGATGATTTCCGCTTTATCATTCCTTATGTTGAGTTTGCCAAGGAACTGAAGGGCCCTAAGCCGTACGTGCTGGATACCAGTATTGTGATCGACGGTCGAATTGCCGACGTCGTCGAGACAGGCTTTTTCGACAATGTGTTGATCATGCCGAGATTTGTGCTGGCCGAGCTGCAAGGTATCGCCGACAGCAGCGACAAGCTCAAACGTAGCCGCGGCCGGCGTGGGTTGGATATTCTCAACCGACTGCGAAACAATGATCAGGCCGACCTGAAGATCCACGACCGAGAGACGCCGGACATGGAAGGCCAGCCGGTCGATATGAAGTTGGTCCTGCTGGCGAAGCTGCTTGAAGGCAAGATCGTCACCGGCGATTACAACTTGAATAAGGTTGCCAAGCTGCATAACGTGGAAGTAATCAACCTGAACGAGATTGCCAACGCCCTGAAACCGGTCTTCCTGCCCGGCGAACATCTGTCGGTCAGGATTGTCAAAAAGGGTGAAGAAGATACCCAAGGCGTCGGTTACCTGGACGACGGCACCATGATTGTGGTCGAAGGTGGCCGCGAGCACATCAACACCCAGGTCCGTATTCTGGTGACTAGTGTGCTGCAAACCAGTGCCGGACGCATGATCTTCGGTCGCTACGAGGCGAACGAAGGGGGCTCGTCCGGCGGCGGTCAGAAGACCCACGCCAACACTTCGGCCTAA
- the dgt gene encoding dGTP triphosphohydrolase, translating into MNYDQREERLFAPYALRSKQSSGREHDEADQQYRSPFQRDRDRIIHSSAFRRMADKTQVFMNISDYHRTRLTHTIEVVTVARTIGRSLGLNEELIEALGYLHDLGHPPLGHTGEEVLQECMADCGGFSHNAFGLVLVRHLETRSPYYDGLNLTHEVLEGQITRVDKRQMTFLRPLLEAQTVEACDSITYDTHDADDALKLGLVKFDELMQVPLFAQSAEKAYQRYGQLEGRRLRKMVIHQLIDIQVTDVMQTAMERIAKWNPATPEEAEMCEPIVTVSDSLRARKTQLERFLFDRVYRHPEIVEFRQRGQDQLRQMYEGYLRRPELVRGKCADWFEVWGLPRTVGYYIATMTDSYCQREFDAHFR; encoded by the coding sequence ATGAATTATGATCAGCGTGAGGAACGGCTTTTTGCTCCCTATGCGCTGCGTAGTAAACAGTCGAGTGGACGCGAACATGACGAAGCGGATCAGCAATATCGCTCGCCATTTCAGCGCGATCGCGACCGGATCATCCACAGCAGCGCGTTCCGCCGGATGGCCGACAAAACCCAAGTCTTCATGAACATCAGCGACTACCACCGCACGCGCCTGACGCACACGATTGAAGTCGTCACGGTGGCTCGCACGATTGGCCGAAGCTTAGGGCTGAATGAAGAACTGATCGAGGCTTTAGGTTATCTGCACGATTTAGGGCATCCACCGCTGGGGCACACAGGCGAGGAGGTCTTGCAGGAATGCATGGCCGATTGCGGCGGGTTTTCGCACAATGCGTTTGGATTGGTGTTGGTAAGGCATCTTGAAACGCGCAGTCCTTACTACGATGGGTTGAATCTTACTCACGAGGTGCTGGAAGGTCAGATCACGCGGGTCGACAAACGGCAAATGACCTTCCTGCGGCCACTGCTGGAAGCGCAAACGGTCGAGGCTTGCGACAGCATCACGTATGACACGCACGATGCCGACGATGCCTTGAAACTGGGCCTAGTGAAATTCGACGAGTTGATGCAGGTCCCGCTGTTTGCCCAAAGTGCCGAGAAAGCGTATCAACGGTATGGCCAGCTGGAAGGTCGTCGGCTGCGGAAGATGGTTATTCACCAGCTGATCGACATTCAGGTCACCGATGTCATGCAGACGGCGATGGAGCGGATAGCCAAGTGGAACCCGGCAACGCCGGAGGAGGCGGAGATGTGCGAACCGATCGTGACGGTGAGCGACAGCCTGAGAGCGCGAAAAACGCAGCTCGAGCGGTTCCTTTTCGATCGGGTCTATCGCCACCCAGAGATTGTCGAGTTTCGCCAACGTGGTCAGGACCAACTGCGGCAGATGTACGAGGGATATTTGCGGCGTCCGGAGCTAGTCCGCGGAAAATGTGCCGACTGGTTCGAGGTTTGGGGCTTGCCGCGAACGGTAGGGTATTACATAGCCACTATGACCGATTCTTATTGTCAACGAGAATTCGATGCCCATTTTCGCTAG